The nucleotide sequence CGAACGCCTCCTCGTAGGCCGTGCGGGCCGCCTGGAGGTCGGCTTTCCGATCCGCCTCGTGGGCCTGCCAGAGCCGTTCCCGGGCCCGCAGGGCCGGCGCCGTGGCCTCGGCGATCGCGCACGCCCGCCAGAAATCGAAGCTCACGATCTCCCGGTAGCGTTCGATGATCTCGGCCGTCTTCAGCGCCTCGTCGTGGAGCCGGGCCAGTTCGCGGGCCCGGTCACGAACGGAATCCGGCGCCTCGCGGGCCACCAGCGGCCAGGTCGGTGTCGAGGCCAGGTAGGCCTCCGCCGCCACCTGCTGCTGGGCCGGCGTGCGCGATGCCGGCGGGGTCTCGACGGCCAGCCGCTGCTCCGCGGGCAGCGTCTCGTGAAGGCGGCGTTCCAGGGCGGCGAATCGTCCCGGGAGCAGGGCCTCGAGCTCCTTCGCCAGCCGCGCGGCCTTGGCCTCCTGCTCCTCCTTGAGCGCCAGCCGGATCGGCACGCGCCAGCTCGTGGGGATCTCGCGGCTGGCGTACGCGGCGAGGTCCTTCTGTGCCCGGGCCCAGGCGTCGCCCGCGGCGCTGCCGAACGTCCCTTCGGACTCCAGTGCCCGGGCGTAGTTGATCGACCACTTCATGACGTGGCTGTGGAAGACGAGCGGATTCGGCACCGGATACCCGGCATCGACGATCGCCTGCGCGGCGCGGTACTTCTCCCTGCCGACCAGCCAATTGTCCCGCTCTGGCCTGGTCCGCTCAGGGTCGTCGCGGAGATGGAAATCGTCATCGTCGCGGAACAGGCGACGAAACTGCCGCTTCTCGTCCGCCGTGCCGATCTTGTGGCCGATGAACCAGCCCATCTGCCCGGGGAGCCGCGGCTCGGTCCGGTTCATGCGCATGCCCTGACGGAGGAACTCGATGCCCTTGATGACCCAGGCATACCGGTGGCGGTAGTCGTCGAACTCCATCGAGATGTTGTAGGACAGGTTGTGGGCCTGGAAGTCCCAGACGCTGAAAAAGTGCGGCTGGAGCTTGGTCATCTGCTCGAGCGCGGCGGACAGGCTCGTCCAGTCCTTGACCATCTTGTAATGGTTGATCCGGTCCCAGAGGAGCGCGACGGCGACGTTCTTCAGCCCCAGCGTGGCCAGGCGCAGCGTCTCACCGGTGGCGTCGACGTCCCCCAGCCCCGCCTGCGCCAGCCCGCTGGCCGACCGCATCCGCGCCAGCGTGCCCCCGGCGGTCTTCTGGTCCGCCGGCTGGCTCAACGCCGACAACGGCACGAGGAGGGCCGCGATCACCACCAGTGCCACCACGGTCTCCGTCCGCATGCCGAGCAGCGGCCCAGCGGAGCCGCTCGGCTGTCCCACCACGAAGTCTCGGTCGTTCATGTCGATCCCACCTCCCGACTGCGAAGAAAGAACGCCCCGGCGACGACCAGCACGGCGAGATACCCGAGCGTCTCCGCGGCGTCCATGGCGACGCGGTCGAGGGGAATGTCGAAGCCGCCGGCCACGAAGTCGGACGTGCCCAGGGCCGAGAGCGACGGAAACAGGCCCGCCGCCAGGCGGAGCGGCGCGAGCAGGGCCGTGTCGATCCACTTCATCCAGCGGACCGCCGCCGTATCGGCCAGTTCCGCCATGATGCTCGCCTGGGTCACGATCCGGTAGAACGATTCGATCGGCCCGCCCCCCGGCGCCTGCAGCGTGTCGCCCGTGACCTGGCTGGTGAAGAGTTTGAAGATGAAGTCGCGGAACTGGCCGACGAGCAGGATCGACAGCGTGCCAAACAGGGCGACCGGCCCGGCGACGACGGTGCTGAACACGACGCCGAGGGCCGTCAGCAGGAGCATCTGGAACCAGATGCCGAGGCAGCTCTTGGCGTAGTTGAGGACGAACGACCCGTCGCCGGCACGCAGGTAGCAATCGGCCTGCGCGACTCCGAAATACTGCCCCGGCTCGAGGCACTGGATGACGATCTCCACGCGGCCGTCCGCGACCAGTTCCTCGAACAGATCGACCTCGCGGCGCCCCCCGTCGGCCGCCGCGACCGCGAGCCGGCGTGGAATCGGATGCCGGTCGGGCGTCGCCTCCTTGGCGATGAACACGATCGGATCGCTCTGCAGCCGGGTGACGGGATTGCGGACGCGGATGCTACCGCTGATCCCCCTGTCGATCTGCCCCTTGTGGGTGCGGAACACGTGGACCTCGAGTTCCAGGGGCAGGCCGTCGGGAAACTCCTGCTCCCGGACCGCTGCGAACGACCAGATCGCGGCCGCCAGCGTGCCTCCCTCGATGTAGGACCGGTAGGCCCATTCGTCCCCGACGCTGATTCCCTTCGCCATCGGCACGCCGTTGCGACCGAGAAAAGAGAGCCGGCCCCGCAGCGGTCGTCGGGCCTCGAGGATTCCCTCGGGCGCCTCCACGACGTGCCTGCCGCCCCCCGCAGCGCGGACGCGGTGGGTATGCCCCTGCTCCAGTTCCGCGACCCCCGTACCCGCGGCATCGAGCCGGACGCGGTGCCTGTGGCCGTGGTCGAGGCTCGTCTGCCCCGCGGACCCGATCGGGTCGCCCGCGTCGTTGCGGATCTCGACGAGACTGCCGGCCTCGACGGTGTGGGAGTGGGCGACGCCACGCGCGACGAACACCCAGCCGGCGAGTCCCATGATCGCGAGCAGGCCGGTGCCCACCAGCGCGAACCCGAGAATCCGGCCGAGCACGATTTCGCCGCTGCGTGCCGGCTTGGTGGTCACGGTCTGGATCGCCTTGGCCTTGAAGTCCGCCGGCAGGCTGAAGACGGCCAGCAGCAGCGTCACCGCGCAGACGAGAAAGTTGGTGGACCCGAGGATGAATTCGACCCGCAGCCGTCCCGGGTTGACGCTCGCCGGATCGAGGAACCAGCCGGCGAAGACGACGATCAGGGCGAACAGGCCGAGGACCACGAGGACGTGCCGGCGCAGCGACTCCTGCACCGCCAGCCGGGCCAGGGCCCAGGTCCGCCGCCACGAGGTCGCGGCCAGGTCACGGCCGACGCCCACGAGGCCGCGGTACACCCGGTCGCCGGCGCTGACCGGGCCGACGACGAGCGTATGCAGCAGCCAGCAGCCGGCCGCGACCATGACGGCGAGGATGGCCACGCTCACCAGGTAGCCGCCGACCGCCGGGCCGAGCCATGTCAGGAACGGGGGAATGTCCTCTTCGAGCACCATGCCGCCACCTACAGGCGCCCGTCCCGATCCGCGGGGGCATCCCGCCGGGCGCGGCGACCGGGCCGCGCCTCCGTGTCGCGAACCACCTCCAGGAACAGGTCCTCGAGCGTGGTTGTCGGGTTGCCGATCTCGATGCCCGAGACGCCGTGTCGTTCGAGCACCGACCGGACCTCCGCCACCGCGGCGGCCGGCAGATTGCGGGCCCGGATCTGCGTCACGTCGGTGACCCGGAGCAGGTCCTCGACGCGGCCGAGTTCCTTGAGCTCTCCCTGGTGCAGGACGGCGATCCGGTCGCAGACGTCCTCGACGTCGGCGAGCAGGTGGGAGGACATGATCACCGTCTTGCCCCGGGCCTTGAGGTCGAGGATCAGATCCTTCATCTCGCGGGTGCCGATCGGGTCGAGGCCGCTGGTCGGCTCGTCGAGGACGACGAGCTCGGGGTCGTTGATCAACGCCTGGGCGACGCCGATCCGCCGCGTCATCCCCTTGGAGTATTCCTTGAGCTGGCGGTTCTTGTCCCGACCGAGCCCGACCATCTCGATGAGTACGTCGGCCCGGCGCTTCCGTTCGGCCGGCGGCATGTCGAACAGCCGTCCGTAGAAGTCGAGCGTCTCCTCGGCGTCGAGGAACTTGTAGAGGTAGGACTCCTCGGGCAGATACCCGATGCGTTCGTTCTTGCCGACGTCACCGGCATCGCGACCGAAGACGAAGGCCGCCCCCGACGTGGGAAAGAGCAGGCCGAGGATGAGTTTGATCGTCGTGGTCTTGCCCGATCCGTTGGGCCCGAGCAGGCCGAAGATCTCGCCACGGCGGATCGTCAGGTCGAGCGGCTTGAGGGCCACCTTCTTGCTGCGGCCCCAGAAGTCGCGGTAGGTCTTGGAAAGGTTCCTGGTCTCGACGACCAGCTCGCCGCCAGACGCGGCCCCCGCCCGGGGAGCGGGATCCCCTTCTTTCCCGGAATCGCTCATCGGCATCGCCTCCGCACGCTGCAGACGCTCCGTCGGGAACGCCTTCTTCGGTTGTACCTCATCGACGCTCCAGCGCCGTGCAGATCCCGTGAACGGCCTGCAATCTTCGGCAACCGCGCCGGTTGACAGGGCGACACCAGAAGCCTACACTGCTGCTGTTGAGAATGATTCTCGTTATTCGAAACGCATTTTTCAAGCCCCTGAGTTGCAAAAATGGCTGCAGCACTGGTCAAGATGCCCGCCCTGTCGATCGGCCAATTTCGTCGGCGGTTTCCGCACCGCCCGTCCGCTCGCCAGGCGGGTTTCACCCTCGTCGAACTGCTCGTCGTGATCGCGATCATCGCCGTGCTGATCGGCCTGACGATTCCGGCGGTGCAGAGCGCCCGCGAGTCGGTCCGACGGGCGTCCTGCCAGAACAATCTCAGGCAGCTCGGGCTGGCGGTCGCCAACTACGAGCATTCGAAACGCTGCTTTCCGGCCTCGGCGCTGGCCGTTGCCAGCGGCACAGAGTCCCCGTGGTCCGGCCAGGCCCAGCTCCTTCCCTTCCTCGAAGGCGACGTGGTCTTCCGGCGGATCGATTTCTCGAAG is from Planctomycetia bacterium and encodes:
- a CDS encoding ABC transporter ATP-binding protein — protein: MSDSGKEGDPAPRAGAASGGELVVETRNLSKTYRDFWGRSKKVALKPLDLTIRRGEIFGLLGPNGSGKTTTIKLILGLLFPTSGAAFVFGRDAGDVGKNERIGYLPEESYLYKFLDAEETLDFYGRLFDMPPAERKRRADVLIEMVGLGRDKNRQLKEYSKGMTRRIGVAQALINDPELVVLDEPTSGLDPIGTREMKDLILDLKARGKTVIMSSHLLADVEDVCDRIAVLHQGELKELGRVEDLLRVTDVTQIRARNLPAAAVAEVRSVLERHGVSGIEIGNPTTTLEDLFLEVVRDTEARPGRRARRDAPADRDGRL
- a CDS encoding ABC transporter permease: MVLEEDIPPFLTWLGPAVGGYLVSVAILAVMVAAGCWLLHTLVVGPVSAGDRVYRGLVGVGRDLAATSWRRTWALARLAVQESLRRHVLVVLGLFALIVVFAGWFLDPASVNPGRLRVEFILGSTNFLVCAVTLLLAVFSLPADFKAKAIQTVTTKPARSGEIVLGRILGFALVGTGLLAIMGLAGWVFVARGVAHSHTVEAGSLVEIRNDAGDPIGSAGQTSLDHGHRHRVRLDAAGTGVAELEQGHTHRVRAAGGGRHVVEAPEGILEARRPLRGRLSFLGRNGVPMAKGISVGDEWAYRSYIEGGTLAAAIWSFAAVREQEFPDGLPLELEVHVFRTHKGQIDRGISGSIRVRNPVTRLQSDPIVFIAKEATPDRHPIPRRLAVAAADGGRREVDLFEELVADGRVEIVIQCLEPGQYFGVAQADCYLRAGDGSFVLNYAKSCLGIWFQMLLLTALGVVFSTVVAGPVALFGTLSILLVGQFRDFIFKLFTSQVTGDTLQAPGGGPIESFYRIVTQASIMAELADTAAVRWMKWIDTALLAPLRLAAGLFPSLSALGTSDFVAGGFDIPLDRVAMDAAETLGYLAVLVVAGAFFLRSREVGST